In the genome of Fusarium graminearum PH-1 chromosome 2, whole genome shotgun sequence, the window TGAAAATGAGCCGCAGAAGACAATCAATCATGATGTGGCCGAGGTTGAACAAGCAATTGACTCAATTAATCCAAGTCGTCATTTCATACCAAGCTCAAAGATGATGCTCGttctttgctcttggtcGCGATCATTATGGCATGGAGGGGCAATGGTGGGGTGACGTACAGTGCCGGTGGCCTTGAGCTGGTCGAGAGcagaagacatgatgaatagTATTAAGTCGTTTGTATCGTGAAAAGTTTGGTTGAGAGATGTGAGGACAAGAtgaatgaagagaaagaagagaagagaaaaaggatgAGGGAGCAGCAACCTAGAAAAAGATTGGGGATTCCACCGAAAGTCGGGAAGGGACCTGACGTACACAGGATGACCGGCGCCTTCTTCGCTGTTCCTCTTTGCCCCTCCTCCCATCCATTCCTGTCGGTGGCAGCTACGTCGAGTGCCCCGCTTCTTACCAGGGAAGTCACGACCTGGACTTGGGTACCTTACTTCATCTGCCTCACCTCAACCAAGCTCAAACCTCAGTTACAGCCGCGCCAGCCAGCAACGCTGGGATGAGGTGCCTGTACCTCTAGGAATTTATGCAATTGGTAGGTACTCGATACCTGAGTTTTATATCTTCCACATTACCCAATCGTATTGCGTGTTGTTATGTTTCAGTCAactgtcatgacatgacctAAGCTTTTTTCACCATCAGTCATTCTCTCCTAACCTCTCActcatctcttcaacatccaaccTCGACGACATCGGTAAATTTACATATCCATTATTGTCTTGGTAATCTTTATTGTCCCCACCACTTTACTTTACCCTCACCTCAGTCCAAGTCGGACGAGGCGGACAATCAACCCCCACCTCACAGTAGCTAAGTCGCTTCAATGGTCCGGCCAGACCTCGCTGTGTCCACCGAGACCCTCAATGATGTCGTTAGCACCTGGACATAGAATGCCGTGGATAACTAGAGCAAGGTACAGACAGTGCAGCGCATCCAGTAGCATACATAGCAAGATCGATAGTTTGGGGGTGATTAGGTGGTTTATATTTAGCCGCTTCTTTTTGCCTGCTGGCTTGAGTACACATATTGTGGCAGTAACGGACATATTGTAATTATCCGCAGGGATATCTGCTCATGCTATATCGTATCTCGCCGATATTGCGCCTTCGGATTCACTCACAGTGGCTACAATTGACTCTATATCATCCTGCTGAATTATAAGACAGCAGCGGTATTCCACTCCGTACTGCACGTGGCATTTAGTGCAAGTGCTTGTCCACTGAGCgaaatatcatcaacaccctcggCGGGGAGAATTCCGATACTACCGGAACTCCCGCTTGAGCTCCCGAAGGTCGACATACCGAAAGGACACTTGTTTGGCGCCTCGTGAAAGCATCGCGTTCAGGATGGgtgttttctcttttctaAGGCCCATAAATCTGACCACATGCTATGATTAATCCCGCGCGAATGAGGTGTTTATACTTTCAACAAAATTAACCAACGACACCTTGAGAAACGACATTGACCAGTATTTCCCAACATGCTTACTCAATTTCGAACTAGACTACTTCGTCCATGGCGTTTAAAATGCATAATATGAGTAGCTGCTTATTCTGATGTTAGTCAGATGCATGGAAGACGCTTGGTGTTTTACTAAGGATTTGTCTCCTATTAAcgcttttctcttcttttgttaTACATAGTAGCATAGTAACTGCCAGCACAAGACTGCGCCTGGACACCATTATGCCTTGGGATTTTTCCCTGTTTGAAACCTCATCTGTATGGTATATGTTTACAACATCTTCGTAACCAAGGCCGTTGCTACGTAATCAACTTCAAATCAGAGGTGATCTAGTCCTCAGTAATATCTCCATACTCCCACATGCCTCGGCGATCTTGCTTGGCCTGGGCCTCGACCTCCTTGAGATGTTTCAGAGTAGGCTCAAAAACCTTGCTGCGCTCCCAGGccttgagtttcttgggCACCATGCCGTACCCGCCGGCAACAACTTCCTTGTTGACCGAGTCATTGGGGCCAGGCAGTTCACCCGAAGCTCCAGTATCATATAGCGTGACGTAGCTCacgttctccttgttgtcgacaaagtcaaagctgGCAACGAGTCGCTTGTTCTCTGTAATGTCATAGATGTAACCGATGGCATCCTCGAAATAATCAGCACCAGTGGGGAGCTGGACAAACGACAGCGATGCGTCAATGGCTTGGGCCTTCAGCTTCTGTGAACCAAACTTGGGCTGATCCAGAGCTCGAAGGCTGGACCAGGAAACCTTTTCGCTGTTGCCATAGTCAATGTAGACAACCTCTGACTTCTTGGCAGTACGGTCGTTGGCCCTCACTCGGGCTCGGTACCACTGACCATCAGCAGAGAACTTGGCTGACACGTACTCTCCTGTCTTGGGTGCATCTTTAAGAGggttgttgttcttggaaTCCAGGTGGAACTTTCGGAATTCGGTCATCAAGCTCTCGAGAGCGGCCGTTCCCTTACCAATCTCCTGGACCTTGATCTTTCCATTGGCATCAACATTGGTGATGATAACATCACGATAATCGGTGGGCTTCTTATCAAGAGACACGTCGGCCTCGGGTGCAGCCTCGgcagcatcttcttcctcataCTCCTCGTCTTGGGATGGGTCCCAGTCTTGCCACATGTTCTTTCgggcctccttggccttcttctcagcagcaaagaGCTCGGTAGCGTTGCCAGACTTTTCCGCAGAGTAGGCGTGAACGGAGGCCAGTCCCTCTTCGACTAGGACCTTGGTGAAGTTCTCACGGTTGATGAAAAGTTCACCAATGAAGCCACCGACCTTATCCATATCATGGATGTTGACCTCGCAATCGCGCTGGTTGCAACGACGGttggcaagatcaagagcttccttTCCGAAAGGCTCACCGCCCTCACCGTCGGCTCGGGGAGCTCTGGGAGCTCGGATGCCGCCCAAAACCATAGTCAGCTTCACATTCTCGCGGGGAATCAAGATTGTGAATCTTGAACCGGCCTTGCAGAAGTCAACAATGGCGGGGACCTTCTTTTGCCGTTGTAGCGTagccaacatgatcttggccttctgtGTGTTCTCCGAAAGGTCTGTATACTGCTTAGCCTTCTGAGGCTTGCCAGACCACatacccttcttctcatccttcgCTTTTTCTTGGGCAGCAAGGAGGTCGTCGTAGTTGGGGGCTCGGTCGGTGTCATCTTTGCGATGTCGAATAACTGAAGCCCATCCATTTTCGACtaggaggaggttgatgttggtgttcTTCTCGGTGACGGTAGCAACTTCTCGGGCCTCAAAGCCTTCGGTTGCGGGCTTGTTACCATCGATGCTGATGCGTACTTGCTTTCCGATGAGCTTCTGGCGAAGAAactccttggcctcttcacGGAATGGGCTCTCGGAAGGCTCCGTAGTGCGGGGTCCTCGCACACTGCTGAGGTTGATGCGCTTTTCCGTCGTTCCAGCCTTATTTCTGATGAGAATAGTGTCGGCTCCGATGATCTTGGAAACGATCGCATCCTGGTTTCCACCTTCAGTCTTGGCAACGTGATGCTTGTGGATTCGGAGCTTCTTGGATTGAGCCTGCTTTTCAGCGGCACGGAgagcagccatcttctcaccCAAGAGGGTAGAGTGGAAGTCGTTACATCGTGCGAGACCGTCCTGTAACAGGAACTCGGCGATGTTTCCGCGGGGGTGGATAATGGTGGCGACGAGTTGGCCCTGTGGACTAGCACCAACGATCTCGACCTTGACTTGACGCTGGAGCAATCTTGATTCAACGAAAGCTTTGGCTTCGTTTCCATACTCCTCAGCGGGCTGGGTAGCACCAGTTGAGGGAAGTGTTCGTTCGGTGGAAGGTGTTCGGATGCCAGCAATCAAGGTCATGGGCTGAACGTGCTTCTTCTCCGAGAGCAAAAGTCGCACCAGGAGACGATCACCACTAAGAACTCGCTCTACCACACCGTCGACAGTCTTACCCTTCCACTCTTTCATGAATTCGGGGCCGCCAAGGTCATTCTGAACCTCGATGATACCACCAACCCCAACATGGAGACCCTTGTCctcagcctttgccttgttCTCGAGCTGGCGGAGAGTCTCGAGGCGATCGAGGACCTCATCGGACTCTTCTTTGCGGCCAGCGTCCTCGCGGACCTTCAACcagccagccttgacaagttcatcGGGAAGGTTCGTGCCATCCTTGAGCTGAGCAGTTCCAAATTCACGGCCAGATGTAGGAATCGTATAGAGAACAGTAGCTTGGACGGGCTTTCCAACAACAAGGTTTCGGAGGTATTCGCGGGACTGGAAGGCAAAAGGCTCGTCGCCCTCGCGCTTCAAATGGGGAGCTGTGACATAGGCTAGGGACAGGGTTCGCTCGGCATTCGGGTTGTTGGGGCTGGTCAATATCAGAGTGTCACCACTAAGCACACTCTTGACATTTCCGATAAAGGATTTGGACATTGTGGCGAAGACagtgagacgagacgaagACCTGCTTGTATAAACGTATTGTTAGTCCAATGTTTTAATGTAACGCCGCCGTTTTGAGAGCAGGCATGGCTTCCTGAGTGCTTGAACAGAAACAGATGCTAAGCTCCAAGCTCCCTTTTGCACATGCCTCCGCTGCATGGAGAAAAATCACGGAATAGAAATCTTTGGATTTCGATCTTTCGTACCTGAAAtaggagaagaaagttgTATTTTTTAATTCgagccttgttgaggaaTTAGGATTGAACCCAAACAAGGACAGCAAGATAGGAGAAAACAAAGGAAGAAAGGGAGAGCTTCATCCAAGCAGGTGGAGGTGTAGTCGAGATCGTGTGAGGTGCCATTCTTATGGAAAGGTGGCCCCAATGGCAAGTTTCGCCGCTAGAGTGTCAAGTGTGGAGACGAAGCTCAggggttgttgaggttgaccGCGGGGTATCAGACACCCTACAGCAGCTTAACTTCAGCTACTTTGGAGCTCTGAGAGCTTCTTTCAAGTTCGAACTATTTTTAGTCGGGCTCCAGGCGTACTTTTGAAACTTAGGTAGTCAATGGTAGCAGGTGGCCAATTAGCAAGCTTTCTTTAAGTTGAGCTGTTACAAAGAATACGTTCACTTTGTCCATGAGGTGGATGAGTAGTTAACCTTGGGGCTTGAAACTTTTGGTAAGATAGACTGATGGTTAGGAACCCCTCACTCTTCGCGTGGCAACATGGCATGAGTATGTCCACATCAACACTGATAATGGCGTGCTGCTTTACATTATAGTAGACTAGTATCTGATGAAATAGATGCTACACACTCAAttaaaaaacaaaaaagaaacaggaTCTAGATTCTGTAATCACTTAAATTGGATTGATTGTTGCTATCGAATATCATGAGACACATCATTACTCGTGGCTGGGATTTGCTAAACAAAAGCCACTAAGTAAGCAATAGCAtttttcctttgttcaaTTCAGTTCAGAATTGCTTAGTTGGAGATACCAATAACACCTAAAATTGTTAGTGACAAACCATCGGAAAATATAGTAATATGCACATACCACAAGCAGGTCGGGGACCAGCGTTACCAGTCTTGAGAGACTCCTCGCCGTCACCCTTGCCAAGATCGTCGGTACCAGCGTGGATGACAACGGTTCGCTATGCTCTTGTCAGTCTGAGCTCCATCAGCTAGGATATACAGAATGTACTCACGCCAATGACGCTGTGAGGGCCAATCAGCTTGATAAGAGAATCAGTGACGGAACCCTTGGCATTGCCCTGGCCGTCAGTCTCAACGTTTCCGAGATCACCAACGTGACGGGTCTCGTCAGAAGGAGCACCGTGGGTCTTGTTATGAGGGTTGACTATGGTCGAGCTTGTTAGCGTACATGATCATCGAGCTGGTTCAGAGATCTGGCACAAGGGTCTTGCGATTATCTGATCTTGATAATCTAATGCAGAGGCCGGAGAATTATGCAGGAACAGACTCACAGTGAGGGCCAGCAGAAGTGCAGCCGTTGGTGTTGTCACCGAAGGTGTGGATGTGGAATCCTCGCTTGGCGTTGGGGTCGTTACCGGTGATGTCCCAGGTGATGGTAGTGGGAGCAGACTCAGACTCCTGCTCGAAGACGACGGTACCGGAGACCTTGGAGTCACCGCGAAGAACGCTCACTGCAAGGGAATGCGTTAGCTTGATGTTCAAAGCACAATACTGCTTGTCACTTGATGACACTCCCAGGGCGCAGGTATCTCAGAAGATAGGCGGGAAGCTCGATGCTGATGGGCGTGACGATAGGTAGCTATGGATGTGCAAGCCCATCAAGGGACTCGGAGCTATCTTTCGACGCCCATCAGGGTACTTGCGGATGACAGACGCTGTCTCGTTGGACGAGAGCTCAGAAACTCGCTCAAACCAGCTCTAACCCCCTCTCAATACGCCGTAGGCGTGGGTATGGCATCTATAAAGAGAGCCGCCCTCTGTAGAACCAGAAACACACATGGGACATGGAATCttaccagccttgaccattTTGACggtttttttgtttttatttcGGGGGAATTTAGGCAGAGGAATGAAGCAGTTGAGGATTGAATGATGCAAGTGGAGAGGGGAGGAGAGAGGAGTTTTGAATAGAAATCGGGGTCCGAAACAGCGCGATACCCGAGCTTCTGACGGGACAAGGCAAGGAGCTTTCCACCAGCTCCTCGATTGCACTCCCTCGTTGTCAGCGGACCCTTCGGCCCTCAATGGACGTCAATTGCCTAGCGGTGCGCCCACAAGCTTTCCACAGTTTCCAGGCTTCCAGCCAATCCTACTGAGCTTTCACAAGCTGTTGGACACTGCAGTGTCTCATGGAGCTTTGCCATCCTGAGGTGGGGTAGTTCCCAGTGCCCCGCTCCGTCAGAACGTCGTCATTCTTAAGACAGTTAGTTCAAAGTGTTGACGAATGATATTACATCATTGCAACTCCCCTTTGCGGAAACGGTCGGCGTTGGAATTATTTTCATTGGCATTTATTGCAAAATCTATAGCTATTAACCTAGGCACTCTGAACAGTCCCAAACAAAGCCATAGGGCGTTCTGAGATCCTGTTAATTAAGACCCCAAAAGCACCAAGTCGCATGTCCATAGCACAACGATAATGAAGTTGGGTTAACCAGGACATCGGCATATGGTGGAAAGTCCTTGCAAGTGAACACTGATGTTGTGTATAAATGGTATTAAGAAATACTTTGTTCGAATCAAATACTCTACTACCCCTTTCGCTATATTACGCATGGCCTATCTCGTCGCCCCGTAGGCGAGCCAACGGCTGGCTGGCCCTTTCATTTTTCTGTTCAATCCAGGTGCCTCCTCTTGATTCAAACTCGTTgaagttttttttttcgtttgATATGcctctttctttgttttgcCCCTTGCTGGCTTTTCCTCGAGAAACTGCAAGCACTAGTACTAAGGTACTGCAATGAGATACTGTTGCGGCCTTCTGTAAACTCGCATTTCAGATACAGATGTTAGCCTCGGCGATCGAGATCAAATCATATATGATAGTCATAAATATGCCGGCTGCACTGTGAATTTGTGTCTTAACCAGTGCTGATCCACCAAAGGTGCAATGCAGATCAACGCGAAGTTTA includes:
- a CDS encoding superoxide dismutase, whose translation is MVKAVSVLRGDSKVSGTVVFEQESESAPTTITWDITGNDPNAKRGFHIHTFGDNTNGCTSAGPHFNPHNKTHGAPSDETRHVGDLGNVETDGQGNAKGSVTDSLIKLIGPHSVIGRTVVIHAGTDDLGKGDGEESLKTGNAGPRPACGVIGISN